A genomic region of Lytechinus pictus isolate F3 Inbred chromosome 2, Lp3.0, whole genome shotgun sequence contains the following coding sequences:
- the LOC129274320 gene encoding uncharacterized protein LOC129274320, whose translation MKVYCNISDMRLWLAVILVGTLMMGNVSAQAPIPDRPPGFVYKPSPENAAAPVILEAWVDLVCPDSKDAWLTYQKVADFYGPRKLRFSALMFPLPYHRAAMMAAQAAFIADELNPERTYPFFDNAFSKQPALSDDSIFNRTQAYVVETLAAWAGEVGYDRTEFASRLARSDATQWLARVQFKYGGTRGVFGTPQTYVNGALVYSNPKWTLEDWQNIIDPLLSGNRARRYSDGNQGYLD comes from the exons atgaaagtgtaCTGCAATATATCCGATATGCGTCTTTGGCTGGCAGTGATTCTTGTCGGCACTCTTATGATGGGAAACGTGTCTGCTCAGGCACCCATACCTGACCGACCACCAGGCTTCGTCTATAAACCGTCCCCTGAGAATGCGGCGGCTCCCGTCATACTGGAGGCATGGGTAGACCTTGTCTGTCCCGATTCTAAGGATGCTTGGCTTACCTATCAGAAGGTGGCGGATTTCTATGGACCGAGGAAGCTCAGGTTCTCTGCTCTTATGTTCCCGCTTCCTTATCACCGGGCTGCCATGATGGCTGCACAG GCCGCATTTATCGCCGATGAACTTAACCCAGAGAGGACATATCCATTTTTCGATAATGCCTTCTCAAAGCAGCCAGCCCTTTCAGACGATTCTATCTTCAACCGTACACAGGCATACGTTGTAGA GACATTAGCAGCATGGGCTGGAGAAGTTGGGTATGACCGAACAGAATTTGCTTCTCGTCTCGCGCGGTCTGATGCGACCCAATGGTTGGCAAGAGTCCAGTTCAAGTATGGTGGAACTC GTGGAGTGTTCGGGACACCCCAGACATACGTGAATGGTGCCTTAGTATATTCCAATCCAAAATGGACCTTAGAGGACTGGCAAAACATTATTGATCCCCTTCTGTCAGGAAACag GGCAAGACGTTACTCAGACGGAAACCAAGGCTATCTCGACTAA
- the LOC135155939 gene encoding uncharacterized protein K02A2.6-like has protein sequence MEQLRPPRQMNFEASDLSLEWKQWKDEFVLYMDLSMDGKEDKVKLKMLKYLVGPQGRELYETIKPEGTRLPNGTVQDVTMAQALDAFEKHCQPVRNETVDRYRFFTRSQGSGESFDSFLTELKLLAAHCNFGDLKESLIRDRIVCGIKDGMLRERLLRESSLDLDKCVKACQASVLSKARLDVLVGEQQQLVHAVSNKEKPKNLQAVQCKFCGRCHERKKEKCPAFGKECFACNGKNHFSSVCRSKAKKDGKDQKRDPKKPKKRPVHVVEAGSSDEEFQEVQTVELEGEHAVYGIDGGKFKKKIFVLMTLSGKDVKFQVDCGATCNVIPKALAKEVIKSKDLVLTVFNQTTEVPLGKTKVKMMNPKNGRKYKVDCIVVDRECMPILGSSAAQQMGLIKVCEENIMLLKADTDCESTLSKQTLMTEYADVFEGTGKLEGEYHMSVDEDVTPVIHPPRRVPVALQTKLKEELDRLEEGNIIARIETHTPWVSSLVCVEKPNGKLRVCLDPRDLNKGLKRSHYPMTTIEDILSDLTNAKVFSTFDAKNGFWHVQLDESSSELTTFNTPYGRYRWKRMPFGLSTAPEEFQRRLNLVLEGLEGVRCVADDILVFGKGESEEEAIRDHDKKVRALMNRCRERNVKLNIEKAKLKVKEVSYIGHTISAEGLKPDPKKVEAVLKMPNPTDVAGVQRFIGFVNYLSKFLPGLSDLCEPLRKLTQKDVTWWWAEVHDRAVTEIKKLVTAEPVLQYYDPSKELTLQADASDTGLGAALMQEGRPVAFASRALTDTETRYAQIEKELLAVVFGLQRFHVYTYGRPVSVQSDHKPLEIITTKPLHLAPKRLQRMLVRMHTYDVVIRYKPGKEMYLADTLSRAYLQSGKTDEMRELETVNLAMHIPVSQPLLTEIREATKRDETMQRLQEIIKQGWPNDKKDVEPDLVSYFHVRDELSTENDLIFRGERLVIPKAMRREMTLQIHDSHIGVNGCLRRARECMYWPGMSSQLKDFVQNCETCQEYGKEQPKETLKPHDVPERPWAKVGADLFQLDGRHYLITVDYFSGYWEVDYLEKTLATNVISKLKGQFARFGIPDQLVTDNGPQFTADEFKRFARKWQFEHTTSSPHYPQSNGKAESSVKVAKSLLKKAKTAGSDPYLSLLAFRNTPTPGMGSSPIQRIMNRRTRTVLPTTKRLLKPEIQKKVGEEMRAAKERQACYYNRGARDLTPLKIGDHVRLKSAGGPKKSWMRAVVVSFAAEPRSYNVLTQDGVTYRRNRRHLRKVSKTTDNANNELDDLVISQPEREIQPVAPPQDPNEHQAQTTRSGRRIQRPRYLDDYVTR, from the coding sequence ATGGAGCAACTGAGGCCTCCCAGACAGATGAACTTTGAAGCAAGTGACCTTTCCTTAGAGTGGAAACAGTGGAAAGATGAGTTTGTGCTCTACATGGATTTGAGCATGGATGGTAAAGAGGACAAGGTGAAGCTCAAGATGTTGAAGTACCTTGTTGGTCCACAGGGAAGGGAGCTCTACGAGACGATAAAACCTGAAGGGACAAGATTACCGAATGGAACCGTGCAAGACGTCACTATGGCCCAGGCTCTGGATGCTTTTGAGAAGCATTGTCAACCAGTAAGGAATGAGACCGTGGACAGGTATCGGTTCTTTACTCGAAGTCAAGGTAGTGGAGAATCATTTGATTCGTTCTTAACTGAACTCAAACTGTTGGCGGCTCACTGTAACTTCGGAGATTTAAAGGAGTCTCTGATTCGTGATCGGATCGTATGCGGGATCAAAGATGGCATGCTCAGGGAGAGACTTTTACGAGAATCTTCACTTGATTTGGACAAGTGTGTCAAAGCTTGTCAAGCATCTGTGCTCTCTAAGGCCAGATTAGATGTTCTTGTCGGTGAGCAGCAACAATTGGTTCATGCAGTGAGCAATAAAGAAAAACCCAAGAACTTGCAGGCAGTGCAGTGTAAATTCTGTGGACGTTGtcatgaaaggaaaaaagagaaatgtcCAGCCTTCGGGAAAGAATGCTTTGCATGCAATGGAAAAAATCATTTCTCTAGTGTGTGCAGGAGCAAAGCCAAGAAAGATGGTAAGGATCAGAAGAGAGATCCAAAGAAACCAAAGAAAAGACCAGTCCATGTAGTGGAAGCAGGCAGTTCAGATGAAGAATTCCAGGAAGTTCAGACAGTGGAACTGGAAGGAGAGCATGCTGTGTACGGGATAGACGGGGGAAagttcaaaaagaaaatttttgTGCTGATGACACTAAGTGGGAAAGATGTGAAGTTCCAGGTAGACTGCGGAGCAACATGTAATGTGATCCCTAAGGCGCTGGCAAAAGAAGTCATCAAGAGCAAGGACCTTGTACTTACTGTCTTTAATCAGACAACTGAAGTTCCTCTTGGCAAGACCAAAGTGAAAATGATGAATCCCAAGAATGGAAGGAAATACAAAGTGGACTGCATCGTTGTAGACAGAGAGTGCATGCCAATACTTGGGAGCAGTGCAGCCCAGCAGATGGGATTGATCAAGGTCTGTGAGGAAAACATAATGTTGCTGAAGGCTGACACAGATTGTGAGAGTACTCTAAGCAAGCAGACCCTGATGACTGAATATGCTGATGTGTTTGAAGGGACAGGAAAACTTGAGGGAGAGTATCATATGAGTGTGGACGAAGACGTTACACCGGTGATCCACCCACCAAGACGAGTACCAGTGGCTTTGCAGACCAAACTAAAGGAAGAATTAGACAGGCTTGAAGAAGGCAATATAATTGCAAGGATAGAGACGCACACCCCTTGGGTCTCAAGCCTTGTCTGTGTGGAGAAGCCTAATGGGAAGCTGAGAGTATGCTTAGACCCAAGAGATCTGAATAAGGGATTGAAACGAAGCCACTATCCCATGACAACAATAGAAGACATCCTATCAGACTTGACTAATGCGAAGGTGTTTAGCACCTTTGATGCGAAGAACGGATTCTGGCATGTCCAATTAGACGAGTCCAGCTCGGAGCTGACAACATTCAACACTCCCTATGGCCGGTATCGTTGGAAGCGTATGCCTTTTGGTCTGTCCACCGCTCCTGAAGAGTTCCAAAGACGCCTGAACTTGGTGCTGGAAGGTCTTGAAGGTGTCAGATGTGTGGCGGATGACATACTGGTGTTCGGTAAAGGGGAGTCAGAAGAGGAAGCAATAAGAGACCATGACAAGAAGGTTAGAGCCTTGATGAACAGATGTCGGGAAAGAAATGTAAAGCTTAACATAGAGAAAGCTAAGCTTAAAGTGAAGGAAGTATCATACATAGGACACACAATCTCTGCTGAAGGACTGAAACCGGATCCTAAGAAGGTGGAAGCAGTCTTGAAGATGCCTAACCCTACGGACGTAGCGGGAGTCCAAAGATTTATTGGATTTGTGAACTACCTGAGCAAGTTTCTGCCTGGACTTAGCGACCTTTGTGAGCCACTTCGCAAGCTGACGCAGAAGGACGTAACTTGGTGGTGGGCAGAGGTGCATGACAGGGCAGTGACAGAAATAAAGAAGCTGGTGACTGCAGAGCCAGTACTCCAGTATTATGACCCATCCAAGGAATTGACGCTGCAAGCTGATGCTTCAGACACTGGATTAGGTGCAGCATTGATGCAAGAAGGACGTCCAGTGGCGTTTGCCAGTAGAGCCCTAACTGATACAGAGACAAGGTATGCACAAATTGAAAAAGAACTATTAGCAGTAGTCTTTGGTTTGCAAAGATTTCATGTGTATACCTATGGAAGACCAGTAAGTGTGCAATCAGACCACAAACCACTTGAGATCATCACTACAAAACCACTCCATCTAGCACCAAAGAGATTGCAGAGGATGTTAGTGAGAATGCACACTTATGATGTGGTAATCAGATACAAGCCAGGAAAAGAGATGTACTTGGCAGATACCCTAAGCAGAGCCTATCTTCAGAGTGGCAAGACTGATGAAATGAGGGAGCTAGAGACTGTCAACTTAGCAATGCACATCCCAGTTTCACAGCCTTTGCTTACTGAGATCAGAGAAGCAACTAAGAGGGATGAGACTATGCAGAGACTACAAGAGATTATCAAGCAAGGTTGGCCCAATGACAAGAAGGATGTGGAGCCAGACTTAGTCTCATATTTCCATGTTAGAGACGAGCTGAGTACAGAGAATGACCTCATATTCAGAGGAGAGAGATTGGTCATTCCAAAAGCCATGAGACGAGAGATGACGTTACAGATTCATGATTCCCACATTGGTGTAAATGGATGCCTGAGAAGAGCAAGGGAATGCATGTATTGGCCAGGCATGAGTAGCCAATTGAAAGACTTTGTGCAGAATTGTGAGACGTGCCAAGAATATGGTAAAGAACAACCCAAGGAAACACTAAAACCCCATGATGTGCCAGAGAGACCCTGGGCAAAGGTTGGTGCAGACCTATTTCAGCTGGATGGACGCCACTACTTAATTACTGTGGATTACTTCTCAGGCTATTGGGAAGTCGACTATCTGGAGAAGACACTGGCCACCAATGTTATTAGTAAACTCAAGGGCCAGTTTGCACGATTCGGGATTCCGGATCAACTTGTCACAGACAATGGACCACAGTTTACTGCAGACGAGTTCAAGAGGTTTGCAAGGAAGTGGCAGTTTGAACATACAACATCGTCTCCCCATTACCCTCAAAGCAATGGGAAGGCGGAAAGCAGTGTGAAAGTTGCAAAATCTCTGCTGAAGAAGGCTAAGACAGCAGGAAGTGATCCATACCTCAGCCTTCTGGCATTTCGTAACACACCAACACCTGGTATGGGAAGCAGTCCGATACAGAGAATAATGAACAGGAGAACTAGGACTGTGCTACCAACTACCAAGAGGCTGCTCAAACCTGAGATACAAAAGAAGGTTGGAGAGGAGATGAGAGCAGCCAAGGAGAGGCAAGCATGCTACTACAACCGAGGAGCCAGAGATCTGACACCCCTGAAAATAGGTGACCATGTTCGTCTGAAATCAGCAGGGGGTCCAAAGAAGTCCTGGATGAGAGCAGTAGTGGTAAGCTTTGCTGCAGAACCTAGATCCTACAATGTCCTTACCCAAGATGGCGTTACTTATCGACGAAATCGACGCCATCTCAGAAAAGTTAGCAAAACAACTGATAATGCTAACAATGAACTAGACGACCTGGTGATTTCTCAACCCGAGCGAGAGATTCAGCCTGTGGCCCCCCCACAGGACCCTAACGAACATCAGGCCCAGACGACTAGATCAGGAAGGCGTATTCAACGACCTCGTTATCTGGATGATTATGTGACCAGATAG
- the LOC129274310 gene encoding lactadherin-like isoform X2 — MCNTPRGSPLGLESGKIHDDAISVSSEWNETLVDKNKARLNGLSAWRPVTDDADPWLQVAFDSAFIITTIITQGRPVFERQWTTLYKVSYSMDGTSWAFYQDTYANTDKVFSGNYDGDSQVEHNFLTPIVCRYFRIHLIKSLGYKSIRLELNGYGPINELLAAINQEESGCLHPLRGSKMGVEDGRIPDSSLTSSSYQILGGFLFLAQNGRLNGGIDSNRSAGWLAVDDDQDRWVMIDVGQTSLITGIIVQGRHMEHQWVTSLKVSYSLDDFVWTFALEPQCEQQIFPANYDNDTPVTIVFNQPLTARYVRIHPLIWNNDCGMRYEVLG; from the exons ATGTGCAACACACCCCGTGGTAGTCCTCTAGGTCTAGAAAGCGGTAAAATCCACGATGATGCTATTTCAGTTTCAAGTGAGTGGAACGAGACCCTTGTGGACAAAAATAAAGCTCGTCTTAACGGTTTATCTGCGTGGCGCCCTGTCACCGACGACGCTGACCCCTGGCTACAGGTTGCCTTTGATTCCGCTTTTATCATCACAACTATTATAACACAAGGCAGACCAGTATTTGAAAGACAGTGGACGACGTTATACAAAGTGTCATACAGTATGGACGGAACGTCATGGGCCTTCTACCAAGACACCTATGCTAATACAGACAAG GTCTTCTCAGGAAATTACGACGGTGATAGTCAAGTAGAACACAACTTCCTCACACCCATCGTATGTAGATACTTTCGTATCCATCTGATAAAGAGCTTGGGTTATAAGAGCATCAGGTTAGAACTCAATGGGTACGGTCCCATCAATGAATTATTAG CTGCTATAAACCAAGAGGAATCTGGATGTCTACATCCCCTGAGAGGAAGTAAAATGGGAGTGGAAGATGGACGAATCCCAGATTCTAGTCTTACTTCTTCATCGTATCAAATTCTTGGTGGATTCCTTTTTCTAGCGCAAAATGGAAGATTGAACGGCGGAATTGATTCTAATAGGAGCGCTGGCTGGCTAGCCGTTGATGACGACCAAGACAGATGGGTGATG ATAGATGTTGGTCAAACCTCTCTCATCACCGGTATTATTGTACAAGGGCGACACATGGAACATCAATGGGTAACGTCTTTGAAAGTGTCCTATTCTCTGGATGATTTTGTATGGACTTTCGCTTTGGAACCACAATGCGAACAGCAA ATCTTTCCTGCAAACTACGATAATGACACTCCAGTGACTATTGTGTTCAACCAGCCACTGACTGCTCGCTATGTCAGAATTCACCCACTCATATGGAACAATGACTGCGGCATGAGATATGAAGTCCTTG GTTGA
- the LOC129274310 gene encoding lactadherin-like isoform X1 yields the protein MCNTPRGSPLGLESGKIHDDAISVSSEWNETLVDKNKARLNGLSAWRPVTDDADPWLQVAFDSAFIITTIITQGRPVFERQWTTLYKVSYSMDGTSWAFYQDTYANTDKVFSGNYDGDSQVEHNFLTPIVCRYFRIHLIKSLGYKSIRLELNGYGPINELLAAINQEESGCLHPLRGSKMGVEDGRIPDSSLTSSSYQILGGFLFLAQNGRLNGGIDSNRSAGWLAVDDDQDRWVMIDVGQTSLITGIIVQGRHMEHQWVTSLKVSYSLDDFVWTFALEPQCEQQIFPANYDNDTPVTIVFNQPLTARYVRIHPLIWNNDCGMRYEVLGIRD from the exons ATGTGCAACACACCCCGTGGTAGTCCTCTAGGTCTAGAAAGCGGTAAAATCCACGATGATGCTATTTCAGTTTCAAGTGAGTGGAACGAGACCCTTGTGGACAAAAATAAAGCTCGTCTTAACGGTTTATCTGCGTGGCGCCCTGTCACCGACGACGCTGACCCCTGGCTACAGGTTGCCTTTGATTCCGCTTTTATCATCACAACTATTATAACACAAGGCAGACCAGTATTTGAAAGACAGTGGACGACGTTATACAAAGTGTCATACAGTATGGACGGAACGTCATGGGCCTTCTACCAAGACACCTATGCTAATACAGACAAG GTCTTCTCAGGAAATTACGACGGTGATAGTCAAGTAGAACACAACTTCCTCACACCCATCGTATGTAGATACTTTCGTATCCATCTGATAAAGAGCTTGGGTTATAAGAGCATCAGGTTAGAACTCAATGGGTACGGTCCCATCAATGAATTATTAG CTGCTATAAACCAAGAGGAATCTGGATGTCTACATCCCCTGAGAGGAAGTAAAATGGGAGTGGAAGATGGACGAATCCCAGATTCTAGTCTTACTTCTTCATCGTATCAAATTCTTGGTGGATTCCTTTTTCTAGCGCAAAATGGAAGATTGAACGGCGGAATTGATTCTAATAGGAGCGCTGGCTGGCTAGCCGTTGATGACGACCAAGACAGATGGGTGATG ATAGATGTTGGTCAAACCTCTCTCATCACCGGTATTATTGTACAAGGGCGACACATGGAACATCAATGGGTAACGTCTTTGAAAGTGTCCTATTCTCTGGATGATTTTGTATGGACTTTCGCTTTGGAACCACAATGCGAACAGCAA ATCTTTCCTGCAAACTACGATAATGACACTCCAGTGACTATTGTGTTCAACCAGCCACTGACTGCTCGCTATGTCAGAATTCACCCACTCATATGGAACAATGACTGCGGCATGAGATATGAAGTCCTTGGTATACGAGATTAG